A window of the bacterium genome harbors these coding sequences:
- a CDS encoding UvrD-helicase domain-containing protein, whose protein sequence is MIDLKKLNPDQQKAVEFTGPSQMIVAGAGSGKTKVLTYKVAYLLKQGYTPESILALTFTNKSANEMKSRIVELVGKKAESIWMGTFHSIFARILRIEAKYLDYNPNFSIYDTEDSYSLVSNIMTNFNIEIEGLTVNSVRHRISFLKNHMIMPAEYQKRFVKTFKDEKIAEIYEEYQKRLVANNAMDFEDLLLKPIQLFNSNDKILHKYKSRFHYILVDEFQDTNKSQYELLKLLVSRSCKISVVGDDAQSIYSWRGANLGNMQDFKKDFKNQKLFKLEQNYRSTKTILAAADSVIKNNKNQVTKTLWTENSDGEPLTLIRCADEKDEAFQLAKFIKKEISKKKLSYKDFSILYRTNAQSRVLEDIFYKEKIPYVIIGGVEFYRRKEVKDVIAYLRVIANTNDEESLLRIMNFPQRGIGNTTVTRMIAFARKHDLTLFQTMNRVFEVIDIKERIQKNVKGFRVLLEKYIKLKDTLSVGELSLALIDELGLVRMFKSENTPESQSRLENINQLMAAISEYSKENKDAKLDQFLEDVSLISDIDMKDETKNAVTFLTVHSAKGLEFPIVFISGLEEEIFPLANRFSEDSSVEEERRLFYVAVTRAQEKVYLSHARSRYRFGEVAYQSRSRFIDEIEPSTVQEINGGIGRKANRKTKKEIFYEYFNSVDYGDFDQENKVVRIGSRVMHEKFGLGKVIDVTGAGDMVKATVTFEGNNVRQLMLKFARLKILH, encoded by the coding sequence GCAAAAAGCAGTTGAATTCACCGGACCATCGCAAATGATAGTTGCAGGAGCTGGTTCCGGAAAGACAAAAGTTCTCACTTACAAAGTTGCTTATTTATTAAAGCAAGGTTACACTCCTGAATCAATCCTCGCGTTAACATTTACTAATAAATCGGCAAACGAAATGAAATCCAGAATTGTTGAGCTTGTTGGTAAAAAAGCCGAATCTATCTGGATGGGAACATTTCATTCAATATTTGCGCGCATATTGAGAATTGAAGCAAAGTACCTGGATTACAATCCAAACTTTTCAATATATGATACTGAAGATTCCTATTCTTTAGTAAGTAATATTATGACAAATTTTAACATTGAGATTGAAGGACTCACCGTAAATTCTGTTAGGCATAGAATCAGTTTTCTCAAGAATCATATGATTATGCCAGCGGAATATCAAAAGAGATTTGTCAAAACTTTTAAAGATGAAAAAATTGCAGAGATATATGAAGAGTATCAGAAAAGACTTGTTGCAAACAATGCAATGGATTTTGAGGATCTTCTTCTAAAACCAATTCAACTATTTAATTCTAATGATAAAATATTACATAAATACAAAAGCAGATTTCACTACATTCTTGTGGACGAATTTCAGGATACGAATAAATCTCAGTATGAATTATTAAAACTGCTTGTATCCAGATCTTGTAAAATATCAGTTGTTGGGGATGATGCACAAAGCATATACAGCTGGCGCGGTGCAAATCTTGGCAATATGCAAGACTTCAAAAAAGATTTCAAGAACCAAAAGCTATTCAAGCTTGAACAAAATTACCGCTCTACAAAAACTATTCTTGCTGCTGCAGATTCTGTCATTAAGAATAACAAGAACCAGGTGACAAAAACTCTGTGGACTGAAAACAGTGATGGCGAGCCGCTTACTTTAATCCGCTGTGCTGATGAAAAAGATGAAGCATTTCAACTTGCAAAGTTTATTAAGAAAGAAATCAGTAAAAAGAAACTTTCCTATAAAGATTTTTCTATTTTGTACAGGACTAATGCTCAAAGCAGAGTACTCGAAGATATTTTCTACAAAGAGAAAATCCCTTATGTAATCATTGGTGGAGTAGAATTTTACAGAAGAAAAGAAGTGAAGGATGTTATTGCATATCTGCGTGTTATTGCAAATACTAATGATGAAGAAAGCCTGCTCAGAATTATGAATTTCCCGCAGCGTGGTATCGGCAACACGACCGTTACCAGAATGATCGCTTTTGCCAGAAAGCATGATCTCACACTTTTTCAAACTATGAACAGGGTGTTTGAAGTTATAGATATAAAAGAGCGAATCCAGAAAAATGTAAAGGGTTTCAGAGTACTGCTCGAGAAATATATTAAACTAAAAGATACATTGTCTGTAGGAGAGCTTTCACTTGCATTAATTGATGAACTCGGATTGGTAAGAATGTTCAAGTCCGAAAATACACCCGAGTCACAATCGCGACTTGAAAATATTAATCAGTTAATGGCTGCAATTTCTGAGTACTCGAAAGAAAATAAGGATGCAAAACTTGATCAGTTCCTCGAGGATGTTTCTCTCATTTCTGATATAGATATGAAAGATGAAACAAAGAATGCAGTTACTTTTCTTACCGTTCACAGTGCGAAGGGATTGGAATTCCCGATTGTCTTCATTTCTGGTTTAGAAGAAGAAATCTTTCCATTAGCAAACAGATTCAGTGAGGATTCTTCGGTTGAAGAAGAGCGTCGGTTGTTTTATGTAGCTGTAACAAGAGCCCAGGAAAAAGTATACCTTTCTCATGCAAGAAGTCGTTATCGTTTCGGCGAGGTTGCTTACCAAAGCAGGTCAAGGTTTATAGATGAAATCGAACCTTCAACTGTTCAAGAAATTAATGGGGGAATTGGCAGAAAAGCAAACAGAAAAACCAAGAAAGAAATTTTCTACGAATACTTCAACTCGGTTGATTATGGAGATTTTGATCAGGAAAATAAAGTCGTACGAATTGGCAGCAGAGTGATGCATGAAAAATTTGGTCTCGGAAAAGTAATCGATGTTACAGGCGCCGGTGATATGGTGAAAGCAACGGTTACATTCGAAGGAAATAATGTTCGTCAGCTTATGCTCAAATTTGCACGTCTTAAGATTTTGCATTAG